The following coding sequences are from one Phenylobacterium glaciei window:
- a CDS encoding PilZ domain-containing protein → MSEAQWLDRRVEPRAPTSDRVRVYYGPALGSWWDATMRDVSISGLKLEIPALVPLPKALTVLHVPDGEVFIVRAKWRNHDMIGCKIHQRHNLETETDPAFDALKVSWRSLKA, encoded by the coding sequence ATGTCTGAAGCTCAGTGGCTTGATCGTCGTGTTGAACCCCGCGCCCCCACCAGCGATCGGGTGCGCGTCTACTACGGCCCGGCCCTGGGATCCTGGTGGGACGCGACCATGCGCGACGTCAGCATCAGCGGCCTGAAGTTGGAGATCCCAGCGCTCGTGCCCCTGCCCAAGGCGCTGACCGTGCTGCACGTGCCGGACGGCGAGGTGTTCATCGTGCGGGCCAAGTGGCGCAACCACGACATGATCGGCTGCAAGATCCACCAGCGGCACAATCTGGAGACCGAGACCGATCCGGCCTTCGACGCATTGAAGGTCAGCTGGCGGTCACTGAAGGCCTAG
- a CDS encoding YaiI/YqxD family protein: MTAKPIEIFIDADACPVKDEIYKVAQRYGLKTWVVSNAFIMIPKTPMIERMIVDAGPDVADDWIAEHVAPGDVAVTNDIPLAERVLTAGAHAVAPNGKPFTENSIGAAIAQRALMEQLRSTGDILGGPKPFDRNDRSRFLQALDEIIQKERRKRG; encoded by the coding sequence ATGACCGCCAAGCCCATCGAGATCTTCATCGACGCCGACGCCTGCCCGGTAAAGGACGAGATCTACAAGGTCGCCCAGCGCTACGGCCTGAAGACCTGGGTGGTCTCCAACGCCTTCATCATGATCCCCAAGACGCCGATGATCGAGCGGATGATCGTCGACGCCGGCCCCGACGTGGCCGACGACTGGATCGCCGAGCATGTGGCGCCGGGCGACGTGGCGGTGACCAACGACATACCTTTAGCCGAGCGGGTGCTGACCGCGGGCGCCCACGCGGTCGCGCCCAACGGCAAGCCCTTCACCGAGAACTCCATCGGCGCGGCCATCGCCCAGCGGGCCCTGATGGAGCAGCTGCGCTCCACCGGCGACATCCTGGGCGGGCCGAAACCCTTCGACCGCAACGACCGGTCGCGGTTCCTCCAGGCCCTGGACGAGATCATCCAGAAGGAACGCCGCAAGCGCGGCTGA